Part of the Deltaproteobacteria bacterium genome is shown below.
CTCGGCGCCCGCGGACTGCGCACGCTCGACCTGTTTCTCACCACGCTTGCCGGCGCGACCGGCGGCCGTCTGCCGGCGGGGTTTGCCGTCACGTTACCCAAGATCGTTTCGCCCGCACAGGTTGCGGTGCTCGTCGACGCATTCGAGTTGATCGAGGAACGGCTCGGAATGCAACCCGGTGCGCTGCGCCTCGAGCTCATGATCGAAACCACTCAGGCGATCGTGGGGCCGGACGGCGCGTGCGCCTTGCCTCGGCTGCTGGCCGCCACCCGCGGCCGCTGCGTCGCCGCGCATTTCGGTACCTACGACTACACGGCGAGTTGCAACATCACCGCCGCCCACCAACACATGCGCCACCCCGCGTGCGACTTCGCGCGCCACATGATGCAGGTCGCCTTCGCGGGCACCGGTATCTGGCTGTCCGACGGCGCGACCAACATCATGCCGATCGGCGATCGCGCCAGCGTCCATGCCGCGTGGCGCCTGCACGCCGCCGACATTCGCCACTCGCTCGTGCACGGGTTCTACCAGGGGTGGGATCTGCACCCGGCGCAGTTGCCCACCCGCTACGCCGCAGTGTACGCATTTTTCCTCGAGGCGCTGCCGGCGGCGAGCGAGCGGTTGGCGAACTTCATCGCAAAAGCGGCGCAGGCCACGGTCGTAGGCGACGTGTTCGACGACGCGGCGACCGGCCAGGGGCTGCTGAACTTCTTCTTGCGCGGCGTGAGCTGCGGGGCGATCACCGAGCAGGAGGCGACGGCGACCGGCATTACCCTAGACGAGCTGCGCAGTCGATCGTTCGTCACGATCTTGAACAACCGGCGGGGCGCGTGATGGCGACGCGGGTCCGCGGGGCGGTGGTCGCCACGATCGCGGTGGTGGCCGGCGCCGCAGCCCCGCCGCCAGCGCGCGCCAGCGAACCGGTCGTCGCGTTTGCCGGCGCGTCGGCGGGCGTCGCTGCCGGCGCCGGCGATGTCAGCGACCACGGCGACGTCACGGCGGTGCTGGCGTTTCGCGGCGGTGCAATGTGGACACCGCGCGTCGCCGTGTACGCGGAGGGATGGATGCGCGTGTGCGTCGACGATCGCGCGCTCG
Proteins encoded:
- a CDS encoding phosphoenolpyruvate kinase gives rise to the protein MVSTIPHDAFARLTARLSAAQHAHGAHYRGDAGARQPVHTVYGGAHLFRADTAAKLGRLALQALDAHAPDAPTLMAAMGVELAPELADTVYRRVRAKLEREPVEDFRIDFEDGYGNRPDDEEDACAIAAAEQVAAGMAAGSLPPFCGIRIKPLSEELGARGLRTLDLFLTTLAGATGGRLPAGFAVTLPKIVSPAQVAVLVDAFELIEERLGMQPGALRLELMIETTQAIVGPDGACALPRLLAATRGRCVAAHFGTYDYTASCNITAAHQHMRHPACDFARHMMQVAFAGTGIWLSDGATNIMPIGDRASVHAAWRLHAADIRHSLVHGFYQGWDLHPAQLPTRYAAVYAFFLEALPAASERLANFIAKAAQATVVGDVFDDAATGQGLLNFFLRGVSCGAITEQEATATGITLDELRSRSFVTILNNRRGA